A single Defluviitalea saccharophila DNA region contains:
- a CDS encoding QueT transporter family protein: MNKRILFLVQSALIAAIYVVLTLPFAVISTDYLQVRISEALTVLPFFTPTAIPGLFIGCLISNIFISKFGMVDIVFGSLATLIAAYLSYKMPKKILVPIPPIVVNAIIVGLLIYYGTFGKVEWNTTLLVFMGGVGLGQLISCYGIGYPLMLILDKYKQHIFKYS; this comes from the coding sequence ATGAATAAGAGGATTTTGTTTTTGGTGCAGTCAGCACTGATTGCTGCAATTTATGTGGTGTTAACCCTTCCCTTTGCAGTAATTAGCACAGACTATTTACAGGTGCGTATTTCAGAAGCCTTGACTGTACTGCCGTTCTTTACCCCTACGGCAATTCCGGGGTTATTTATTGGGTGTTTAATATCCAATATCTTTATTAGTAAATTTGGTATGGTGGACATTGTTTTCGGAAGCCTGGCTACTTTAATAGCGGCTTATCTGTCCTATAAAATGCCAAAGAAAATACTGGTACCCATTCCCCCGATCGTCGTTAATGCTATTATTGTAGGATTACTGATTTACTACGGAACCTTTGGCAAGGTTGAGTGGAATACAACCCTTCTTGTATTTATGGGAGGCGTAGGGTTAGGACAGTTGATTTCATGTTATGGAATCGGATATCCGTTAATGTTAATATTAGATAAATACAAACAACATATCTTCAAATACTCATAA